The genomic DNA ACCCAGACTGAGATCACACCCTCCGAACCTGATACCGGGTCATGCCGGCGCAGGGAAGTGTTTGAGCGTGATCCACGGCCACAACGTCGACCCCTGGGCTGTCCGTCGCACCTCAGATCATGCGCGCTTCCTGGGTTGAGTCCCGCAAGGGCCAGGCCAACGTCTCTCAGATGCATTACGCCCGCCAGGGCGTTGTGACCGAAGAAATGGCCCATGTGGCGAAGCGGGAGAACCTGCCCGAGTCGCTGGTGATGGAAGAAGTGGCCCGGGGTCGGATGATCATCCCGGCCAACATCAATCACACCAACCTGGAGCCGATGGCGATCGGCATCGCCAGCAAGTGCAAGGTTAACGCCAACATCGGCGCGTCCCCGAATGCGTCCGATGCTGCCGAGGAGGTGAAGAAGCTGAAGCTGGCCGTCAAGTACGGCGCCGACACCGTGATGGATCTCTCCACCGGCGGCGTCAACCTCGATGAGGTGCGCACCGCGATCATTGGTGCATCTCCAGTGCCGATCGGGACGGTGCCTGTCTATCAGGCCCTCGAGAGTGTCCACGGCTCGATTGAGAAGCTGGATGAGGATGATTTCCTCCACATCATCGAGAAGCACTGCCAGCAGGGCGTTGACTACCAGACCATCCACGCAGGCCTGCTGATTGAGCACCTGCCGAAGGTGAAGGGCCGCATCACCGGCATCGTCAGCCGCGGGGGCGGGATCCTTGCCCAGTGGATGCTCTATCACCACCGTCAGAACCCGCTTTACACGAGGTTTGACGACATCTGCGAGATCTTCAAACGCTACGACTGCACCTTCTCCCTCGGTGACTCGCTTCGCCCCGGTTGCCAGCACGATGCGTCAGACGCCGCTCAACTGGCCGAACTGCACACCCTCGGTGAACTGACCCGTCGCGCCTGGGAGCACGACGTGCAGGTGATGGTGGAGGGTCCTGGACATGTGCCCCTCGATCAGATCGAGTTCAAC from Synechococcus sp. MU1643 includes the following:
- the thiC gene encoding phosphomethylpyrimidine synthase ThiC; this encodes MRASWVESRKGQANVSQMHYARQGVVTEEMAHVAKRENLPESLVMEEVARGRMIIPANINHTNLEPMAIGIASKCKVNANIGASPNASDAAEEVKKLKLAVKYGADTVMDLSTGGVNLDEVRTAIIGASPVPIGTVPVYQALESVHGSIEKLDEDDFLHIIEKHCQQGVDYQTIHAGLLIEHLPKVKGRITGIVSRGGGILAQWMLYHHRQNPLYTRFDDICEIFKRYDCTFSLGDSLRPGCQHDASDAAQLAELHTLGELTRRAWEHDVQVMVEGPGHVPLDQIEFNVKKQMEECSEAPFYVLGPLVTDIAPGYDHITSAIGAAMAGWHGTAMLCYVTPKEHLGLPNADDVREGLIAYKIAAHAADIARHRPGARDRDDELSRARYAFDWNKQFELSLDPERAKEYHDETLPADIYKQAEFCSMCGPKHCPMQTKITDEDLEGLEKVLETKAGAAELTPLKLDKAD